The DNA sequence GATTAGCGCGGTCCCAGATGATAATATTTTTTTCCGGCACACCGGCGCTTTTCACGCCTTCGACAATGGCATCCACCAACTCGCGATGCGTGGACATTCCGCGTCCTGCCAAGCAATTGATTTTAATTCCCACGACATCTTCCGGCGTGAAAAGCTGGCGCCAACATTTTTGAGCGCCGGATTCACCAAAAAAATTTTCCATGGCACGAGACAATAATTTTCCAACTTCATCGCCGATAAGTTTACCTTTCTTATCTCTGATCGCCTCGCTTCGCGCCTCGACCAGACGGCGACTGAGCTCCTTTAATTTCCTCGTCTTTGTCTGTTCGTTTCCCTGACATCCGGGTAGAAAACCGAAATAAATCCCGCTACCAGCGGCGACCGAAGTTTTTAGGAATTGGCGTCGTTTCATTGCTATTGAGTCGTCCGTTTGATTGTTTCTTTGCCTCGAAGGCTCCAAGACGCAAAGAATTTTAAATTATATTTTTGGTTATGCTTCCAATTTATTTTCAATAATAAAAATTGGTATTTTAAATGATTTAATAGCACACGGAAAACACGGATGACACTGATTCCCGCTGATAAAAAATTAAAAAAATCCGTGTAAATCCGCGCAAATCCGTGTCCCATTTTTTCTTCTACTCTTGCACAAATTATACACATTATTATATCAAATTCCCCTCACATTTTCAAGCACTTTTTCGATAGAGAAAATTTGCCAACTCAATTTATTTTATCACGCAATCTGCAAAAAGTTTCCCCATCAAATTTTGATGAAAATCTTCTTGCGATACAAAATCCACATCAAACCCAGAAAAATTAAATTCCAGGCGATGGGATAGAGCAGGGACGCAAAATAATCCGGCGCCCAGGAATGAAAAAGATTTTCAAAAAGCCAGGTCTTCAAAGAAATTACATTGCCATCCGCCTGAGTCCATTTGGTGTAAATTGTGATGCGGGCGATGATTCCGGACAGCACGTAAACGGCGATGGCATTACTGCCAAAAACGACGAACGGCTTTGCCCAGCGGACAAAACCTTTGATGTCAATGATCCAGTAGCACATGGCAAGAAAAATTGCCGCCATACCGGCCATGAAAACCGAGTAGCTTGACGTCCACATATTTTTGTTGATCGGCAGCCAGACGTTCATAATGATCCCGGTGAAGAGGGCAAAATTTCCCGCTACGAACAGCCCGGAAACTTTCTCGTATTTGTCACGCGAACTGCGCAGCCAATTTCCGGTGAAAACGCCAAACATCACTGTCGCAATCGCCGGAATGGTGCTCAAAATTCCTTCCGGATCAAAACCGGGAACCGGCGCTCCGGACCAGGTATGGCCTGCCAAAAGATGACTGTCGATGTACCAGCACAAATTTCCCGTAGGCTCCAATACTCCGGCGCCGTAGCCAGGCACAGGAATTAATTTCACCGCTAACCAGTAACCGACGAGCAAAATGGCGGTCCAGCCGATTTGCCATCTCTTGTCCGCCTTAAGCACGATTAGCGAAGCAAAAAAATAGGCAATGGCAATGCGTTGTAAAACGCCGGGGATGCGCATGGTTGAAAAATGAAAAAATGGGAACAAGCCCAAAAACAGTCCCAGCGCGAAAATAATCACCGTGCGGCGAACCACTTTGCCGAACAATTGTGAAAAAGAGTCGCCACGCTCCATTCTTTTATTTAAAGAAAACGCCATCGCCACACCGACGATGAACAGAAAAAACGGGAAGACCAGATCTGTCGGCGTCCAGCCATTCCATTTGGCGTGTTCGAGAGGCGGGTAGACATAGCTCCAACTGCCAGGATTGTTCACCAGAATCATGAACGCAATGGTTAGTCCGCGAAACATATCGAGAGAGATCAAGCGATCGGATTGATTACTCATATTTCCTCCGAAATGTAAGATAATTTTAGTGAGTAACTAATTGAGATCACAAACGACGTCTTTTTGAAAATTTTCTCCTGAAAATAGTTTATTCGCTCATTCCCCCATTGAATTTTGAGCGATGAAAAATGCCTTACTTGCTCGAGCCTTTTTGCCGGACTTATTATCTTCAACTTTTACTTCAAAACGATAAATTCCCGGTGGCAGATCGCTTACGTCAAAATTGCCATTCACAAAAACAAACTTGCCTTCACTTTCCACATTCCATTTTGTATCTTCTTTGACGACCTTTCCCCTGCCATCGTGAATTAAGTAATGAATA is a window from the Calditrichota bacterium genome containing:
- a CDS encoding DUF5009 domain-containing protein, which codes for MSNQSDRLISLDMFRGLTIAFMILVNNPGSWSYVYPPLEHAKWNGWTPTDLVFPFFLFIVGVAMAFSLNKRMERGDSFSQLFGKVVRRTVIIFALGLFLGLFPFFHFSTMRIPGVLQRIAIAYFFASLIVLKADKRWQIGWTAILLVGYWLAVKLIPVPGYGAGVLEPTGNLCWYIDSHLLAGHTWSGAPVPGFDPEGILSTIPAIATVMFGVFTGNWLRSSRDKYEKVSGLFVAGNFALFTGIIMNVWLPINKNMWTSSYSVFMAGMAAIFLAMCYWIIDIKGFVRWAKPFVVFGSNAIAVYVLSGIIARITIYTKWTQADGNVISLKTWLFENLFHSWAPDYFASLLYPIAWNLIFLGLMWILYRKKIFIKI